The Methylomonas montana DNA window TGACGGTTTATCGACTGGCGATGCTGGGCTGGTCCTTGTGGATGGCACTGGCGCTGCTGAACTGGTTGCGCTGGGGTTGGGGATGTTTTTCCAGCAACGGCCTTTGGAAGAAACCGCTTGCTGCCGCCGCTAAGCCGGACCAAACCGCCTAGCGAAAACATTAGCCAAAAACGCCGCTCGGCCTGGCAATGATTTTTCGGCAAAGCAAACCGCGTTGTCACAGACGAATGTTTTCGTCCCCGGCAACGCGGAATTTGATCTAAGCGCTCTTGTGTTTCTCTTCGACCATTGTGTCGATATATTGCATCACTTCGGCGCTGGCGTGTTCAGCCAATTGCATTTGATTAATGATTTCGTCGAGCATGGCGGGGTTATCCGCCCATTGCCCGCGCGATATTTCGTAAGCGCGCTGCGTGGTTTTATGCACCTCGGCGTGAGGATGATTGAGTTTGGCATAGGCCGTGGTGGTTCTGTATTTCTCGTAACCGAGCCCCTCGTAATACCATTTGCCCAAGCGGCAATTATGGTTGTCGACGATGATGGCCTGATGCTGCGGACACTCGTGGGGCGTTTCGATCGAGATGTAGCCGTTTTGTTTGTAGACGATATGATCGAGCTTGGTCAGTAAACCGAACGATTTGTCTTTGGCATAGGCTATAAAGCCCACCGAAGCCTTGGCAGACTGAGACAGATTAGAAAACTGCATGCTGAACGAGCTGACTTGCGCCATGATCTCTTGAGACAGCGCCGCTGAATTATCCGCTTCCGAGTGCATTTGTTCGACGCGCTTGTTGAAAGCCTTGAGGGTTTTCGAGACCTCCAGCGCCGCATCCTTGGTATGTTCGGAAAGGTTTTTGACTTCGTCCGCCACCACCGCAAAACCTCGGCCATGCTCACCGGCCCGCGCGGCTTCGATCGAGGCATTCAGCGCCAATAGGTTAGTCTGATCGGCAATGCCGGTAATCATTGACAGCGATTCGGTGATTTTTTTACTATCGTTAATTAAAGCACCGATTACATCCGATACCGAATGCACGTTGGCATTAATGTTGGACAGGGAATTACTGATGCTCTGCACGGTCGACAGACTGGCCTCGGCATTGCGGCCGGTTTCCGTGGCAATGTCTTCGACCTTCTGCATTTGCTCGGTGATATCGAGCAAATCGCTCTGATTACCTTTCAGATTGTTCAGCAAATTGGAGGTATTCATCGCATGCAGACCGGCGGACAAACGGTTTTTAACCATTAAGCGTTCGTTTTCGTCCATATGCTTGATGGCCGCATTCATGTTTTTTGCCGACCGTTTCAGTAGCCCTGGAAATCCATCGACCAGCGCATAACGATCATGGTTGCCTTCCGCCGCATGCTGGAAACAGGAGTTTATTTCCTTGAAATACGACTCCATGATGTCCAGGGTTTCGTTCAATTCCCAAGCCACCTTGCCGATTTCTCCCATACCCCTGGTTTGAGTGATGCGGTGATAGAACTGACCCTCATTGGTATGTTTCAACACCTCTTCTATGCGTTCCAGCACCAAAAGACTCTGTTTTCCGGTTTGCCAAAGATCAAAGGCCACCAGCGGCAAAGGAATCAACAGCCCCAATGCCAGCCATGAGAAACCATGCTCCAATAAGATATAGGCAAAAATAGCCGTTGAAGAAAACAGAATGCTAGCAACGGCGTAATTCAGCTTGTTTTTCAGAAAGGGGATATTTGAACTGGTCTTCATGGCTTAGGCTCCGTTAGGTTTATAGAGACTTAAAACCAAACTATCGTAATTCCTGGCCCCGGTTTGCTTTACCACCTCGAACAGGTACTCCAACGATTTGTCGGGGGCCTCCTTGACCGAACTGCGCTTTTCGATGGCTAGCATTTCCCGATATACCGGGGTTAAAACCGCCAACGCGGAGCGCGGCGGATTGCGGCGTACCGAGTAATAGCCTTGCAATTTGCCATCCTTGTCGTAGTCGGGCGTGATATTGGCGAATACCCAGTAAAAACTGCCATCGGCACACAGGTTTTTGGCAAAACCGAAAAATTCGTCGCCGGCTTTTAAGGTATTCCACATAAACCGGAACACGCCGCGTGGCATCTCGGGATGCCGAATGATATTGTGCTGCACGCCAAGCAATTCGTGCTCCGGATAACCGGCAATTTCCATGAAGATGCGGTTGGCGTAGGTGATACGCCCCGAGGTATCGGTTTTCGAAACGATGAAATCTTCGTCGCCGAGTTTTTTTTCGTTATTGTTTGGCGTGATAGTCGGTTTCATATCCGTACCTGTCTGTGAATTGCACTGTTTTGTTGAGCCAAATTTTATGCCTTTTTGTAAGGAATTGCTTACATTCCGGACATTAGAACCCACCCCAAAATACCACTCGCCTGCCCATGACCACCCCTTACGGCGGAACTCGCTAGAATGTAGACCGCATCGGATTCCGACTCACTCCGCCCAAACGCATCGTCAGGATATTCGGCTCATCTTAATAATGGTTAAGGGTTCGCTTGCCAGCGGGAAAGCGCGCAGCGTTTTGGCACACTTTAACTTTGTCTTGCAAGAATAGCTCAGTTAAGCAAGTGCAATAGCAGGCGTTTAATCGATATGGGTTCGAACGGCTTATCAAGTATCGCCGAAACCTCCGATTTTTCGATCGCCGCCAGTCGGCTCTGATTTTGCTCGCTAGTGACCATCAGGATAGGGGTGGAACCGCGCTCGGGGTTGTTGCGGATGTGATCGACCAGTTGCAAGCCGTCCATTTCCGGCATATTGAAATCGGTCACCACCAGATCGAAATAATAGTGGTTGAACAATTGCAAAGCCTGTTTGCCATCGCTGGCCGTGGTGATTTGTTCGATGCCGATATTATTGAAAACCTTGGTCAGGTATTTCAGGGAAAACTCGCTGTCGTCCACCAACAACACCCGCAAATCTTCGATATCGATATGGTCCAGCCTGAGTTTCTCGGGCCTTATATAATCCAGCGTGGAATGCAAAGCCGTCCTCAGCGATTCGCGGCTAAACGGTTTCGGCAGTATCGCGATGGCACCCGCTTGGCGAATCGGCTCGAGATATTGAATATTGGTTTCGCTGGAGATCAATAGAAACGCCATTTCATAGGATTCGCCATCGTTGCGCAAAGCATGCACAAGCTCGACGCCGGTCATATCCGGCAGATACATAGCGCTGATCACCAGGTCGGGACGAGACCGTTTGAGTTGTTCGAACAGTTCCGCGCCGCTGCCGACACAGGTGATATCGTCGATCTCGCAACTATGCAAATACTGCATAATGATATGTTGCTGGGTGGGCGACGGCTCAACCAGAAAAACCTGAAGATTGGCTAGTTGTCTATCTGTCATGGATTAATGGTTTTTCATGCAGTAAAGGGTTAAACCGATATGAGCTTGTTTCGCGAAGTGTTTGGCGCCGATAAAATCGTCCCGCGTTAAAGGTAGTCCATGAAGCGAACGGTCGCAATAAATTAGGCCGACTGCTTTGTTTTCAGCATGAATCGGAAACACGAAACACTCGTGCTTACCTATCTTCTGCTGAATTTGGGCGCTATAAAGGTGTGGATGCTCCTCTGGAAATTGCCACACACCATCTTGATACTGGAGCGCGTCAAACAATAAATTAGCTTGGCTTTCCGAATGATGGATGTGGATTTTTTCGTCGCAGCCCATTATCGGCCATCCCAAGGAAAATTTTTCATTGAGCGTTTGTTTATCCGGCGTCAGCAGCATGAATAAGGTTCTGTCCATTTCCACTCCGCGATGAATACCCTCCAAGACCATTTCAAACAACACATTCAGATCGATATTGCCGCTGATGTGACTGCTGATGTCTTGCAAAATCTGAAACTGCAGTTCCTTCTTATCGATTTTGGTGTCTTCGGTCTCGTCAACTCCCGCCGGAACGCCCTCGCTGGTGATATAGCGCGAGGCATCGTTGGCGCCGAATTGACGGGCAATCTGCACCGCTTCCGAGGTGTTTTTGGCGATTTTTGCTTTTACGGCTTCCTGCGATAGCCCGGAAAACGCGGCGATTTTTTCCAGGCACTCCTGCATCGCTTCCGAATCCCGACCGGCCTTCAGCGCATCGC harbors:
- a CDS encoding methyl-accepting chemotaxis protein, whose translation is MKTSSNIPFLKNKLNYAVASILFSSTAIFAYILLEHGFSWLALGLLIPLPLVAFDLWQTGKQSLLVLERIEEVLKHTNEGQFYHRITQTRGMGEIGKVAWELNETLDIMESYFKEINSCFQHAAEGNHDRYALVDGFPGLLKRSAKNMNAAIKHMDENERLMVKNRLSAGLHAMNTSNLLNNLKGNQSDLLDITEQMQKVEDIATETGRNAEASLSTVQSISNSLSNINANVHSVSDVIGALINDSKKITESLSMITGIADQTNLLALNASIEAARAGEHGRGFAVVADEVKNLSEHTKDAALEVSKTLKAFNKRVEQMHSEADNSAALSQEIMAQVSSFSMQFSNLSQSAKASVGFIAYAKDKSFGLLTKLDHIVYKQNGYISIETPHECPQHQAIIVDNHNCRLGKWYYEGLGYEKYRTTTAYAKLNHPHAEVHKTTQRAYEISRGQWADNPAMLDEIINQMQLAEHASAEVMQYIDTMVEEKHKSA
- a CDS encoding PAS domain-containing protein, translating into MKPTITPNNNEKKLGDEDFIVSKTDTSGRITYANRIFMEIAGYPEHELLGVQHNIIRHPEMPRGVFRFMWNTLKAGDEFFGFAKNLCADGSFYWVFANITPDYDKDGKLQGYYSVRRNPPRSALAVLTPVYREMLAIEKRSSVKEAPDKSLEYLFEVVKQTGARNYDSLVLSLYKPNGA
- a CDS encoding response regulator — encoded protein: MTDRQLANLQVFLVEPSPTQQHIIMQYLHSCEIDDITCVGSGAELFEQLKRSRPDLVISAMYLPDMTGVELVHALRNDGESYEMAFLLISSETNIQYLEPIRQAGAIAILPKPFSRESLRTALHSTLDYIRPEKLRLDHIDIEDLRVLLVDDSEFSLKYLTKVFNNIGIEQITTASDGKQALQLFNHYYFDLVVTDFNMPEMDGLQLVDHIRNNPERGSTPILMVTSEQNQSRLAAIEKSEVSAILDKPFEPISIKRLLLHLLN
- a CDS encoding HDOD domain-containing protein — protein: MATDSRKSPKSLDEWTELLRIQEMPIFSNTAQNIYAALDDRKKGAMELATVILQDPNLTAKLLKVGNSPYYNPSKQKMSTVSRAIVVLGAEVIRELTLACSFFEAILSSANKERANREIAQALHAAVQARELAITVRDTSPEEVFVAALLHNIGHIAFWCSNNPQSRKVHDLIEKSRLNSREAEKAVLGFTLWDLGKKLSKSWRLGGLIEEAIVTPNSDDKRVQMVQMGHRICDALKAGRDSEAMQECLEKIAAFSGLSQEAVKAKIAKNTSEAVQIARQFGANDASRYITSEGVPAGVDETEDTKIDKKELQFQILQDISSHISGNIDLNVLFEMVLEGIHRGVEMDRTLFMLLTPDKQTLNEKFSLGWPIMGCDEKIHIHHSESQANLLFDALQYQDGVWQFPEEHPHLYSAQIQQKIGKHECFVFPIHAENKAVGLIYCDRSLHGLPLTRDDFIGAKHFAKQAHIGLTLYCMKNH